A stretch of the Dioscorea cayenensis subsp. rotundata cultivar TDr96_F1 chromosome 4, TDr96_F1_v2_PseudoChromosome.rev07_lg8_w22 25.fasta, whole genome shotgun sequence genome encodes the following:
- the LOC120258951 gene encoding cysteine-rich receptor-like protein kinase 10 — translation MDSISSIITSTKHYFGQKWCIAAIVGPALGFILLVSTILYIWWRLRSRKEKGGKQFDEYRPLTSNELPFMDLASIQEATDNFSVENKLGEGGFGPVYKGVLNNGTEIAVKRLSTKSKQGAIEFENEVKLIAKLQHRNLVRMLGWCAEREEKLLIYEYLPNKSLDALLFDSEKRAQLDWNRRLQIIGGIARGLLYLHEDSLLKVIHRDLKASNVLLDNKMTAKISDFGMAKIFGGEENEANTSRVVGTYGYMAPEYAMAGLFSVKSDVFSFGVLLLEVLTGQRNGKEHFEEYGQTLIRNMWHLWIQDKALELMDPLLGDSCPINEAKKYIKIGLLCAQENTEERPTMSMVVHMFRSSDETVFPEPSQPPTFMKHRDGSTFFNDNKVDGSSSSINSQSLGFHSINDITISEIEAR, via the exons ATGGACTCAATCTCCAGCATCATCACCTCAACCAAACACTACTTCGGACAAAAGTGGTG TATTGCTGCCATTGTTGGCCCTGCTCTGGGATTCATCCTTTTGGTTTCCACTATCCTCTATATATGGTGGAGGTTGAGGAGCagaaaag AAAAAGGAGGAAAGCAATTTGATGAATACAGGCCACTCACCAGCAATGAATTGCCATTCATGGATCTTGCTTCTATACAAGAAGCAACTGATAACTTTTCTGTGGAAAATAAGCTCGGAGAAGGTGGATTTGGTCCTGTTTATAAA GGTGTTCTGAATAATGGAACAGAGATTGCAGTTAAGAGGCTTTCAACAAAATCTAAGCAAGGTGCCATTGAATTTGAAAATGAGGTGAAGTTGATCGCCAAACTCCAGCATAGAAATCTTGTGAGAATGCTTGGTTGGTGTGCTGAGAGAGAAGAGAAGCTACTCATCTATGAATATCTGCCAAACAAGAGCCTTGATGCTCTTCTTTTTG ATTCAGAAAAGCGAGCACAACTAGATTGGAATAGACGGCTTCAAATCATCGGAGGAATCGCCAGAGGCCTTCTCTATCTCCATGAAGACTCATTGCTCAAAGTCATTCACAGGGACCTCAAGGCCAGCAATGTTTTATTAGACAACAAAATGACAGCCAAGATATCAGACTTTGGCATGGCCAAGATatttggaggagaagaaaatGAAGCCAACACAAGCAGAGTTGTCGGAACTTA TGGATATATGGCCCCAGAGTATGCAATGGCCGGGCTATTTTCTGTGAAGTCTgatgtttttagttttggagTTCTTTTATTAGAAGTACTCACAGGACAAAGAAATGGAAAAGAACACTTTGAAGAATATGGCCAGACTCTTATCAGAAAT ATGTGGCATTTGTGGATTCAAGACAAGGCACTGGAGTTGATGGATCCTTTACTTGGAGATTCATGTCCGATTAATGAAGCAAAAAAGTATATCAAAATAGGATTGTTATGTGCACAGGAAAACACAGAGGAGAGGCCTACAATGTCTATGGTTGTTCATATGTTTAGGAGTAGTGATGAAACAGTGTTTCCAGAGCCCAGCCAACCTCCCACTTTCATGAAGCACAGAGATGGATCAACTTTTTTCAACGACAACAAGGTAGATGGATCATCTTCAAGCATCAACTCTCAGTCACTTGGTTTTCATTCTATCAATGATATTACTATTTCTGAAATTGAGGCTAGATAG